Genomic window (Prevotella melaninogenica ATCC 25845):
ATGCTGACCAGATTATCATCAAGGAACTGTACACGACTGGTGTACCAGACGATAAAGACCCCAAGAAGTTCTTCCAATCAGACAAGGGTTTTATCCTCTATAACAATAGTGGCAAAACTGCGGTAATCAGCAACTTGGCTATTGGTATGTTAGACCCATACAATGCACATGCTGCAAATGCATGGTATAGTGCAAGTGCGACAGAGCCATCTTACGTATCAGAGAAATGGGTCCCAGCAACTACAGGTATATGGTACTTCCAGAATTCATTGGTGATTGAGCCTTATTCACAGGTTGTTATCAGCTGTATGGGAGCAATAGATAACACCAAGACCTATTCAAAGAGCGTTAACTATGCCAACAAGGATTATTACACAATGTACGATCCTGAGACTGGTTTCAACATGACATCCTATTATCCAACACCAGCTGAGGTAATCCCATCCAGCCAATACCTTAAGGCAGTAAAATTTGGACAAGCCAATGCTTGGCCACTTAGTCAGTCTTCTCCAGCCTTCTTTATCTTCCAAACAAAGAACACAACACCTGCCGCTTTTGCTAAGGATGCAAGCAATATCACATACGTACCAGGCAAAGCAAAGACAAATGTAAATGCTGTATTGAAGGTCCCAACAGACTGGATTATTGACGGTGTTGAGGTTTATCAGGATATTAACGAGAGTAAGAGTAAGAAGCGTTTCGGCTCTGACGTAGATGCTGGTTATGTGAAGCAGACTATCAAACTTGGTCATAGCGTGTATCGTAATGTAGACGTTGAAGCGACAAAGAAGATTGAAGGCAATACTGCTAAATTGGTTTATAACTATCAGTATGGTGCAGATCCAAGTCATATTGACGCTGAAGCATCTATAAAGAATGGAGCAAAGATCGTCTACATGGACACAAACAACTCTACTTCTGACTTCCACGAGCGCAAACAGTTCTCACTTAGAGACAAGTAAAATAGATGATAAAAGAACATAACCTGTAAGATGAGATATAGGTTCATGACACTTATACTGGCAGGAGTAACCCTCTCTGCCAGCCTCAACGCACAGGAGCAGGCTAAAGATAGTCTGCTCCATCGTGATTTTAGCTTCGTTGCCAACAGCGATGCATGGCTGAGAAGTGACAATGCTGCAGCTTTGACACGATTTAAGACAAAGAACATTTCCTTGGCTGAAGTCTATGCACAATATGGCAAGGGAGGCTTTGTCAACTATGACGAGTCGCCACGTACCGTGCAAGCGGGTG
Coding sequences:
- a CDS encoding DUF4876 domain-containing protein, which translates into the protein MKKILLLLVAVFASISNINAQTWNMVVTHNDGTVQVIKASDVKNVTFQLPDQNADQIIIKELYTTGVPDDKDPKKFFQSDKGFILYNNSGKTAVISNLAIGMLDPYNAHAANAWYSASATEPSYVSEKWVPATTGIWYFQNSLVIEPYSQVVISCMGAIDNTKTYSKSVNYANKDYYTMYDPETGFNMTSYYPTPAEVIPSSQYLKAVKFGQANAWPLSQSSPAFFIFQTKNTTPAAFAKDASNITYVPGKAKTNVNAVLKVPTDWIIDGVEVYQDINESKSKKRFGSDVDAGYVKQTIKLGHSVYRNVDVEATKKIEGNTAKLVYNYQYGADPSHIDAEASIKNGAKIVYMDTNNSTSDFHERKQFSLRDK